Proteins from one Niallia circulans genomic window:
- a CDS encoding conserved virulence factor C family protein has protein sequence MKILAIEPTPSPNTMKINLNEELPMGKSNNYKQANAEQAPQVIQDILAIEGIRGVYHVADFLAVERNAKYDWKELLSKVRNAFGEEADSTENGQEINDHFGEIKVLVQMYKGIPMQIKLTDGAEEKRYGLPEQFMKAVAEVRMPNDNVVASRKWQEFGVRYGEFDEIGQAVQEELMAAYPQIRITTLSDAAKNPETAEANVMKREKIKLTLEDLDHEDWKVRYQKLEQSEDPTVEDIPVLTKALADDKPSIRRLATVYLGMIEDPAVLPSLYIALKDKTVTVRRTAGDCLSDLGFAEAMDEMIIALNDKNKLVRWRAAMFLYEVGDERALEALKAHEEDPEFEVSLQIKMAIERIELGEEAKGSVWKQMTEARKQD, from the coding sequence ATGAAAATTTTGGCGATTGAACCAACTCCAAGTCCAAATACGATGAAAATCAATTTGAATGAAGAGCTGCCAATGGGTAAAAGCAATAATTATAAACAGGCAAATGCAGAACAGGCACCACAAGTGATTCAGGACATTTTGGCGATTGAGGGAATAAGAGGGGTCTATCATGTAGCTGATTTTCTTGCAGTGGAACGAAATGCAAAATATGACTGGAAGGAACTTCTCTCGAAAGTACGCAATGCATTTGGTGAAGAGGCAGACAGCACAGAAAATGGTCAGGAAATAAATGATCACTTTGGAGAAATCAAAGTATTAGTGCAAATGTATAAAGGAATTCCAATGCAAATCAAGCTAACAGATGGAGCAGAAGAAAAGCGTTACGGTTTGCCAGAGCAATTTATGAAGGCTGTTGCTGAGGTTAGAATGCCGAATGATAATGTTGTTGCCAGCAGAAAGTGGCAAGAATTTGGCGTCCGATACGGTGAGTTTGACGAAATAGGACAAGCTGTGCAAGAGGAATTAATGGCTGCCTATCCACAAATAAGAATTACCACACTAAGTGATGCGGCGAAAAATCCAGAAACAGCAGAAGCAAACGTAATGAAAAGAGAAAAAATCAAGCTGACACTTGAAGATTTGGATCATGAAGATTGGAAAGTAAGATATCAAAAGCTAGAGCAAAGCGAAGATCCAACTGTAGAGGATATCCCTGTTTTAACGAAGGCCCTTGCTGATGACAAACCATCGATTCGCAGACTGGCAACTGTATATTTAGGAATGATAGAGGACCCTGCGGTCTTGCCGTCCTTATACATTGCATTAAAGGATAAGACGGTAACAGTAAGACGAACAGCAGGTGATTGCCTTTCTGACTTAGGCTTTGCTGAAGCAATGGACGAGATGATAATAGCACTTAATGACAAAAACAAGTTAGTAAGATGGCGTGCTGCCATGTTCTTATATGAGGTAGGGGATGAAAGGGCGCTTGAAGCATTAAAAGCCCACGAAGAAGACCCTGAATTTGAGGTAAGTCTGCAAATTAAGATGGCAATTGAAAGAATTGAGCTTGGAGAAGAGGCTAAAGGCTCTGTTTGGAAACAGATGACAGAAGCACGTAAACAGGATTGA
- a CDS encoding YrhK family protein: protein MKKHIDEDNNLNIAFGSLAIILKDKYQLIYTINDILIGLLFLLGTIFNMLLGWKVLGAVLYICGSILLLIRPVIRTCRLLRVKRLNKEKRRF, encoded by the coding sequence TTGAAAAAACATATAGATGAAGATAATAATCTCAATATTGCTTTCGGTTCTTTAGCGATTATCCTCAAGGATAAATACCAATTGATATATACGATTAATGATATTCTGATAGGTCTTTTATTCTTACTTGGTACGATTTTTAACATGCTGCTCGGGTGGAAGGTGTTGGGCGCCGTTTTGTATATTTGCGGAAGTATCCTTCTCCTCATTCGCCCAGTAATTCGGACATGCCGCCTTCTGCGAGTGAAACGGTTGAATAAGGAAAAAAGACGGTTCTAA
- a CDS encoding BrxA/BrxB family bacilliredoxin — translation MSMAYEEYMRQMVKPMRAELVNAGFEELTSEEAVEEFISNSEGTSLVVVNSVCGCAAGLARPAATQAVLQAEKKPNHLVTVFAGQDKEATARMREFFGDIEPSSPSMALIKDNQVVHFIPRYDIEGNSMEAIMENLISAFEQNC, via the coding sequence ATGTCAATGGCATACGAAGAATATATGAGACAAATGGTTAAACCAATGCGAGCAGAGCTTGTAAACGCAGGATTCGAGGAGCTGACTTCTGAAGAGGCAGTTGAGGAGTTCATCAGCAATAGTGAAGGGACTTCATTAGTGGTCGTTAATTCTGTGTGCGGATGTGCAGCAGGACTTGCAAGACCTGCTGCAACACAGGCTGTTTTGCAGGCGGAGAAAAAACCTAACCATCTTGTAACAGTTTTCGCAGGACAAGACAAAGAAGCAACGGCTAGAATGAGAGAGTTTTTTGGAGATATCGAGCCATCATCTCCTTCTATGGCTTTAATTAAAGACAACCAAGTCGTTCATTTCATTCCTCGCTACGATATTGAAGGTAACTCAATGGAAGCAATTATGGAAAACTTAATCTCGGCTTTCGAGCAAAACTGTTAA
- a CDS encoding class I SAM-dependent methyltransferase produces the protein MIVTTAGRTNEMMKQQAKAAASFLGCRFVDRNKKTVRSLLSFYNEDVLVAGKDRYELFVVNGEQPFFFHPSSAMFRVKRLQKKEHDPFIEACNLSAGKSFLDCTLGLASDSIVASYAVGENGSVEGFEASSVIAFIVKEGLVSWQSEEEDIDRAMRRIKVTTGHALDELKKRKDDSVDCVYFDPMFEEQINSDGIKPLKSLAVYEEWTSAMIAEARRVAKERVVLKDHYKSSRFEDFNFKRIDRKTAKFHYGIIEL, from the coding sequence ATGATTGTGACAACAGCAGGAAGAACAAATGAAATGATGAAACAGCAGGCGAAAGCCGCTGCTTCCTTTTTGGGATGTAGGTTTGTGGACAGAAATAAAAAGACAGTCCGCTCTCTGTTATCTTTTTATAATGAGGATGTATTAGTAGCAGGCAAAGACAGATATGAGCTGTTCGTCGTAAATGGAGAACAGCCTTTTTTCTTTCATCCCAGCTCTGCTATGTTCCGTGTGAAAAGACTGCAAAAAAAAGAGCATGACCCATTTATAGAAGCATGCAATCTATCAGCAGGAAAGTCGTTTCTCGATTGTACGCTTGGACTCGCATCTGACAGTATTGTCGCAAGCTACGCAGTTGGCGAAAATGGCAGCGTTGAAGGCTTTGAGGCAAGTTCGGTCATTGCCTTCATCGTTAAAGAAGGGCTTGTAAGCTGGCAGTCAGAGGAAGAGGATATTGATAGGGCAATGAGAAGAATAAAGGTTACAACAGGTCATGCCCTCGATGAATTAAAGAAGCGCAAGGATGATAGTGTGGATTGTGTTTATTTCGACCCGATGTTTGAGGAGCAAATTAATTCAGATGGAATAAAGCCATTAAAGAGCCTTGCTGTTTATGAGGAATGGACGAGTGCGATGATAGCGGAAGCTCGCCGTGTTGCAAAGGAAAGAGTTGTCCTGAAGGATCACTATAAAAGCAGCAGGTTTGAAGATTTTAATTTTAAACGCATCGATCGAAAAACAGCAAAATTTCACTATGGTATTATCGAATTATAG
- a CDS encoding YpjP family protein — protein MPNWIRKSLVVFVSILTFGLVTPSPSAFYTSGNGDEKKPADERQLPVSSELEFEPVGVLDERSEREKVVGMLMEEAEVQSYTKFGSKIKPVIEDEFKLAILPNIEKAINDVTSSFPDEDLSQLTITEMPSPGTSERIFHILKEDQDVIRFHVRRDRPPQEGYWFNFHYHTFQDNFQNHYALGNIYWDKNMPPRWMS, from the coding sequence ATGCCTAATTGGATTCGGAAAAGTCTTGTTGTCTTTGTGTCAATTTTAACATTTGGATTGGTTACTCCTTCCCCTTCCGCTTTTTATACTTCGGGAAACGGGGACGAAAAGAAGCCTGCAGATGAGAGACAGCTCCCAGTATCGTCAGAGCTGGAGTTTGAGCCTGTCGGAGTTCTCGATGAACGATCGGAAAGAGAAAAGGTCGTGGGCATGCTGATGGAAGAAGCTGAAGTGCAAAGTTATACGAAGTTCGGAAGCAAAATTAAACCAGTCATTGAAGATGAATTTAAACTGGCGATTTTGCCGAATATAGAAAAAGCGATAAACGATGTGACAAGCAGCTTCCCTGATGAAGATTTGAGCCAGCTTACCATAACTGAAATGCCAAGCCCTGGGACGAGCGAACGAATTTTTCACATTTTGAAAGAAGATCAGGATGTGATCCGTTTTCATGTAAGAAGGGATCGCCCCCCACAAGAAGGCTATTGGTTCAATTTTCATTATCACACGTTTCAGGATAACTTCCAAAATCATTATGCACTAGGCAACATCTATTGGGATAAGAATATGCCGCCAAGATGGATGAGCTAA
- a CDS encoding TerD family protein, with product MAISLSKGQKVDLTKGNPGLTKVVVGLGWDVNKYDGGNDFDLDTSVFLLAENGKVASDADFVFYNNTTGGNGSVVHSGDNRTGDGDGDDESVIIDLQGVPAGVQKIAFTITIHDGDARNQNFGQVSNSYVRILNEQNNEELIRYDLGEDFSIETALVVGELYRHNGEWKFSATGSGYQGGLAALATDFGLQVG from the coding sequence ATGGCAATTAGTTTATCAAAAGGACAAAAAGTGGACTTGACAAAAGGAAACCCTGGATTAACAAAGGTGGTTGTTGGTTTAGGATGGGACGTTAATAAATACGATGGCGGAAACGATTTCGACTTAGATACATCTGTATTTTTGTTAGCGGAAAATGGAAAAGTAGCTTCTGACGCTGACTTTGTCTTTTACAACAACACAACTGGCGGTAATGGATCTGTCGTTCACTCAGGAGATAACCGCACTGGAGATGGAGACGGTGATGATGAATCTGTCATTATTGATTTGCAAGGTGTACCTGCGGGAGTGCAAAAAATTGCCTTTACTATCACTATTCATGATGGAGACGCTAGAAACCAAAACTTCGGACAAGTTTCTAACTCATATGTGCGCATCCTGAATGAACAAAATAATGAGGAGCTTATCCGTTATGACTTAGGAGAAGACTTCTCTATCGAAACAGCATTAGTTGTCGGAGAACTATACCGTCACAACGGCGAATGGAAATTCAGCGCTACTGGCAGCGGTTATCAAGGCGGCTTGGCAGCGTTAGCAACTGATTTCGGACTACAAGTAGGCTGA
- a CDS encoding TerC family protein, with amino-acid sequence MGIIESIIHTYSQFFNWEMWGQVLTDPVSWGYIGTLVILEGLLSADNALVLAVMVKHLPPEKRKKALFYGLLGAYIFRFIAIGIGVFLIKLWWVKVLGAAYLAYLAIKYFMDKRKEKNALEVEGEEESHGINKNGLLIRLFGTFWGTVIAVEMMDIAFSVDSVLAAFGVSNQVWVLLVGGMLGVLMMRGVAGVFLKLIDRVPELEGTAYILILIISVKMLLGVINIHVHHYVFFSILVVAFAATFVVHNRNKKKAEQGEA; translated from the coding sequence ATGGGAATTATTGAAAGCATTATCCATACATACTCTCAGTTTTTTAATTGGGAAATGTGGGGGCAGGTACTGACAGACCCAGTAAGCTGGGGATATATTGGAACACTTGTTATTCTTGAAGGGCTATTATCAGCAGACAACGCACTTGTGCTTGCTGTTATGGTAAAGCATCTTCCGCCGGAAAAACGAAAAAAAGCACTTTTCTATGGTTTGCTTGGCGCATACATCTTCCGTTTTATTGCAATCGGAATCGGTGTATTCCTTATTAAATTATGGTGGGTTAAAGTGCTTGGTGCAGCATACTTGGCATATCTGGCAATCAAGTACTTCATGGATAAGCGCAAGGAGAAGAATGCATTAGAAGTTGAAGGCGAAGAAGAATCACATGGCATTAACAAAAACGGTCTCTTAATTCGTCTTTTCGGAACATTCTGGGGTACAGTTATTGCAGTTGAAATGATGGATATTGCTTTTTCTGTAGACAGTGTTCTTGCCGCATTCGGTGTCAGCAACCAGGTTTGGGTACTGCTTGTCGGCGGTATGCTTGGAGTCTTGATGATGCGCGGTGTCGCAGGTGTATTCTTGAAGCTGATTGACCGCGTACCAGAATTGGAAGGCACAGCCTACATTTTGATTCTGATTATTTCTGTGAAAATGCTTTTAGGTGTTATTAATATTCATGTACATCATTACGTATTTTTCAGTATACTGGTTGTCGCTTTTGCCGCAACATTTGTTGTTCATAACCGCAACAAGAAAAAAGCAGAGCAAGGCGAAGCATAA